The Candidatus Phytoplasma asteris DNA segment ACTCCTACTGCTTCTACAATGCTTTGAGCGGATTTGGAAAATTGAATGTAGCTTTGGGTTGCTCCTTCTAGACCAGCTCCAAAAAAAGTATCAACACTACCGAAACAAGCTTTAAAAACATTAAAAACAATAATAGGCAAAGAAATAATCCATAAAGCTTTTAATAAGTTTCCCTCCAAAACAAGCCTACTTATTTTATCTTTTTTATTAATTACTTTGTTTTTCGTCATTTATTTAAAAAACCTTCCTTTTGATTTGAAATTAATTGAAATAAATTGATAAATTATTATATTTATTTTTATTGCATTTGTTGTGCAAAAAAGTATAAATTTAAAAAACAAATGGCAGTTATTTTTTGCAGTTTTAAAAGTGTTTGTTTGTATCTTTTTTGTCAAGGTAAAAATTAATTATTTTTCAAACAAACATTTTTGCCTTTATTTTAAGGATTTGTAATTAAGGATTTTTAAAGGTTTTCAAAAAAAGATTTTAGGTTTAATTGGTTAAAGTTTTTGTTTTCTTTTAGCAATCATTTGATGAAAAAACATAACAAAAAAATGCTTATTAAATCTAAAATAACTGCAAATTGTTTTCTTAACTACTCTTTAAGTATAACATATAAAAAAATAAGTGTTAATATTTTTGCTACTCCCAAAGATAAAAAACAACTAAAAAAAGGAAATCCAAATCCAAAAAGCTAATAAAATTATTACAAAAAAACAACTTCATTATTTTTTTGAAAACTTATTTTTCAATTGTTTTATTTATTTTAGCCAATAAATATTTGTTGCAATATTTTGTTTTATTTTGCGAAAAAGCCCAAATATCACAAAATTTTTACAAAAAGAACAAAAATAATACGTTTTAATTGCAATATTTGATTAAATCGTATACAATTTAAATGTAGCTGTTAATAAATCAAAAAATTCTAAGACTAGCATAAAAAGTTTTTTCATAAAAATTTTCATAAAAAAAGATTAGTTAGTTTTTGAAATACCTAAAAATTTACTTAAAATAATAATTTATAATTTGGATAAAGACACAAAAAAGACAGTTAAAACAAAAACCAAACTAATCATATTATATTTTATTATTTTTTTTAAACGCTTTGGAACTTTTTCAAGTACACTATTTTTTTACTTATTAACATTTAACAACTATTTATTTCATTTATTTTAATTTTGACTCGCGCACTCGGATTTATTAAAAAACATTCATCAAACTAATCATTTAACAATATTTACAATATTTCAAAAATATAAAGGAGACTTAATTTTAAAATGAAAAATGAAAACCAAAAAGCAAAAACAACAACAAAAGAAAACAAAAAAATTGCTGTGTTAACTTCAGGCGGCGATGCTCCTGGAATGAATGCAGCTATTCGTGCTTTAGTTTTTGAAAGCGCTAAACAAGGATTTGAAGTTTTCGGCGTAAAAGATGGTTATTTAGGACTTTTTAATAACCAAATCGAAATCTTAAATCCTCAAACATTTCCTCGTGTTCTTAATGTGTCTGGTACTTTTTTGGGAACTTCTCGTTTTTTAGATTTTCAAAATAATTTAGATGTTCGCAAGCAATGCGCCCAAAATTTAAAAACTTTAGGAATTGATAAATTAGTTGTAATTGGTGGTGATGGTTCTTATAAAGGAGCATCCAAATTGCACGAACTTGGCATCAAATGCGTAGGACTGCCAGCCACCATTGACAATGATATTTGTGCCACTGATTTTACTATTGGATTTAGCACTGCTCTCAATAATATTGTAGATGCCATTGAAAAATTGCGCGATACTTCTGTTTCTCACAACCGATGCAGTATTATTGAAGTGATGGGACGCCACAAAGGGGATTTGGCTTTATTTGGTGGACTTGCTGCAGGAGCAGACGTTATTGTTACTCGCGAAAATCTTTTATCCCAAAAAACTATTTGCCAAAAAATTAAATCTTTGCGCCAAACAAACCAAAGACATGCTATTGTAGTTGTCACTGAACATATTTTTGATGTTGCAAGTTTAGCCAAAGAGGTAGAAAATTACAGTGGTTTCGAAACTAGAGCCCAAGTTTTAGGACACATTCAAAGAGGTGGTAAACCAACTGCAGAAGATCTAGTCCTTGCTTTTAGAATGGGAAGTTATGCCGTTTCTTTATTGCAACAAAACATTTTTAATTGTGCTGTTGGCACTTGCGGACTTAATTTGCATTACACTACTTTTGGTGATCTTTTTGAAAAAACTTATGAAAAAAATGAATTATTTAATGTAGTAGCTAAATTGTTGTAAAATGATTGTAGAATAAAATATTGTATTTATCAAAATTAATTTTTGTACTTCCAAATCCCAAACCCCAAATAAATTACAATTGATTTTGATATAAATACTAAAAAAATAAAACGGAGTATATTTATGTCTATTGAAAAAAATCATTTGCCACACCCTTCCAAACCTGCCAACCAAACCCCTAAATCATTTAAAAGACCTATTTGGATCAATTTAATTATTCTTACTTTTCCCATTGCTATTTATTTGTTATTTCAACAATTATCCGTATCCATTGATTTTTATATTATTGGGAACCAACCCAATTCCAGCACCAATTTAGATAAAACCATCTCTTATATGGCACAAATTAAAAAAATTTTGCAAAGTGTTTCTACAGCTTTAGGTGGAGCAAGTGTTATTTTAGTAGCTAGAGAATACAAAAAAAAGAATTTTACTAAAGCCAAACAATACGCTACCCTAGCTTTTTTATTGGCAATTATTTCTTCTTTATTCTTTTTAGTGGTTTTGGGTTTAGGTGTCCTTTTACCAGCTCCATTTGGAGATATATTTTTAAATAAAAGTTATCATAGCCAAAATGGACTTACATATTATTATCTTATTTTAATTACTTTTGTAGCTATTACTATGAATGCAGTTTTTATTGGATTAGAACGCGCCAAGGAAAAAACTAGATTTGTCTTAATCCTTAATATTTGTCTTATTATTACAAGAATTAGTATTTCTTTTGCTTTTAAAGCAATCAAACAAAATCAAGTTAATTTAATTGATTTAGCCCTAGCTGATTTAATTGCTAATTTATTGCTTACTTTGGTAACTTTTTATTGTATGTTTAGTTCTAAAAATATTTTTAAGTTGCAATTTAAAAACCTAGTCTTTTCTAAACGCACAGTAAAAACTATCCTGAAATTAGCAGTAACATTAATTATTGCCAAATCTACTTATGAAATTGGTAAACTCATTATTCTTGCTATGATAGACAGTTATTTTACCAAAGATCAAGAAAACTTAGTAGATATTTTTGGATTTGTTATGGCAGTTAATGGTATTTTTTATGCTATTTCTAATTCTTTTGAAGATAGTCAATCTGCTATGGTATCTCAAAGTGTTACTTTTCAAAGCAATAGCAAAACTTTTAAAATCTTTAAAAATGTTGTTGTAATTACTCTTATTATAGGAATTATTGGAGTATTTATAAATCAATTTTGTGGTGAACAATTATTGCGTGCCTTAAAACCTGAAAAAGTTTTTACCACACAAAAAATAACATCCTTTAAAGAAATCCTTAATTGGGAACAAACTTCTTTGTTTTTTTCTGTATGGACTACTTTAATGATGGGTTATGTCGCATCTTATAAGAAAAATGCTAATCTTATTTTTGTAATTAATCTTTTAAGAGTTGTTTTAAGAATAACTATTTTATGGTTTTTGCATGACATTTTGCCCCAATTAAAAGATGTTTCAATTCCTGATGCTACTCAATGTGGTTTAAGTACTTTTGGAAGCAATATTATTGTCTTTTTGACAACTACTTATTTATTTGTATCTTTTTTGCGTCAAAACAAAACCAACCAAACCCCGCGTTTTAAGAAAAATAAAAATAATGCTTTGCAAACCAAAATTATTAAATAAAAATTAATACAATACTGAAAAACATTTAAAAATATTTAAACATTTAATAAATGAGAATAAAATATTTAATAAATTATAACAAAGCACCAAATAATAAATAATAAAAGGAGTAAAATTACACAATGTTGAAATTAAACCTTGAAGGGATTTATAATTTTTTAGATTGGCACAATTATGCCCAAACTTTTGCCCCTCAAATCAAAGTCATACACCAAAAATTACATCAAGACCAACAACTAAAAGAAAAATATTTGGGTTGGTTAGAACTACCCTTACATTTTGATTTCCAAGAACTTGAAAAAATGAAACAACTAAAAAATTCCCACCCCAATTTAGATGTTTTAGTAGTAATTGGCATTGGAGGCTCTTATTTGGGAGCCAAAGCAGGAATTGAATTTTTGCAAACGCCCTTTAAAAAAACTAAGCCAGAAATTCTTTTTGCAGGTCATCAAGCATCAGGCAATCACTTAACTAATTTGCTCCATTATCTTAAAGACAAAAATTGGGCAATTAATGTTATTTCAAAATCAGGTATCACTTTGGAACCAGCCCTTGCTTTTAGAATCTTGAAAAAAGAAATAGAAGAAAAATACGGCAAACAACTTGCCAAAAATCGTATTTTTGTAACCACTGACAGCCAAAAAGGCGTTTTGTTAAATTTAGCCCTTAAAGAAGGTTATCAAACATTTGTTATTCCTGATTCTGTGGGTGGAAGATTTAGTGTTTTTACAAGCGTAGGCATCCTTCCTTTTGTTTTTGCTAATTTAGATGTTGTCTCAATGATGAAAGGCGCTTTGCAAGCTTATCACGACACTTTTCAAGAAGACCTTTTTCAAAATCAAGCCTATCAGTACGCTTTAGCAAGGTATTTGCTTCACACCCAACAAAACAAAAAAATGGAACTATTGGTAAGTTACGAACCGCATCTCCTTTCTTTTTCGGAATGGTGGAAACAATTATTTGCTGAATCTGAGGGCAAAGAAGAAAAAGGGCTTTTTGTAGGAGCCACCAACAATTCTACTGATCTACATTCCTTAGGGCAATTTATCCAAGAAGGCACCAAAATGCTTTTTGAAACAGTTTTAAATGTTACATCAATAAAAGATGATTGCGTTGTTCCTCACATTCCAAACGAACTTGATAATCTTAATTATGTAGCTGGAAAAACTTATTCACAAATTAATCAAAAAATTCTTCAAGCCACTAAACAAGCCCACATTGAAGGCAAAGTTCCTAATTTAGAAATTGTCATTCCTACTTTGGATGCATATCATTTTGGATATTTAGCGTATTTTTTCCAAAAAGCTTGTGCAATGTCAGGTTCGTTGTTAGGAATTAACCCTTTTAATCAACCCGGAGTAGAAATATACAAACAAAAAATGTTTGCTTTATTAAAGTCATAATTGCAATTATTACAAAAATATTCATTTATTACACATTAAAATACATTTTTTAGCAAAAAACCATTATAATATTTATGGTTAGTAAATTTAACTATTTGTCCCAAAAACAAAAGTTATTTTATTTTTCATTTTATAATTAAAAGCCAATTTAAAAAAGGAGTATTAATTATGCCATATATTGAAAGTATTTTAGCGCGCGAAGTGCTAGATTCCAGAGGAAATCCTACAGTAGAAGTAGAAGTTTATACAGAATCAGGAGCGTTTGGAAGAGCTATTGTTCCTTCAGGAGCTTCTACCGGACAATACGAAGCAGTTGAATTAAGGGATGGGGATGCCAAAAGATTTTTAGGTAAAGGCGTTTTGCAAGCTGTTAAAAATGTTACTGAAGTTATTCAACCAGAATTAGAAGGTTATTCTGTCTTAGAACAAACTTTAATTGATAAATTATTAATTAAACTTGACGGAACTCCTAACAAATCTAATTTAGGAGCTAACGCTATTTTAGGTGTTTCTTTGGCTTGTGCTAAAGCTGCAGCTAACTACTTAAATCTTGAGTTTTATCAATATGTAGGAGGCGTTTTACCTAAACAAATGCCAGTTCCTATGATGAATGTTATCAACGGTGGAGCTCATGCTTCTAACAGTGTTGATTTTCAAGAGTTTATGATTTTACCAACTGGACCAACATCTTTTAAAGAAGCTTTACGTTATGGGGCTGAAGTTTTTCACCATTTAGGAAAAATCTTAAAACAAAAAGGACTTCCAACTACAGTAGGAGACGAAGGCGGATATGCACCTGACCTTAATTCTAACGAAGAAGCCTTACAAATCATTTTGGAAGCTATCAAAAGTGCAGGATACGAGCCAGGAAAAGACATTTTTTTAGGAATGGACGTTGCAGCTTCCGAGTTTTATGACAAAAAACTTCAAAAATACGTTCTTGCATCTGAAAATAACAAAGCTTTTAGTAGCCAAGAATTAGTTCATTATTACGAAACTTTAGTTTCTAAATATCCAATTATTTCAATCGAAGACGGACTTGATGAAAATGATTGGGATGGATGGAAATACTTAACCCAAAAATTAGGTAACCAAATCCAATTAGTAGGGGATGACCTATTTGTTACTAACACCCAAAAATTAGCTCAAGGAATTGAAAACAAAATAGGAAACTCTATTTTAATTAAATTAAATCAAATAGGAACTCTAACAGAAACCCTAGAAACAATTGAAATGGCAAAAAAAGCTTCTTACACCGCTGTTATTTCTCACCGTAGTGGCGAAACCGAAGACACAACTATTGCTGATTTAGCTGTTGCTACTAATGCGGGTCAAATTAAAACTGGTTCTTGTTCACGTACTGATCGTATGGCAAAATACAATCAATTATTAAGAATTGAAGACCAATTAGTAGAAGCTCCTTTTTTAGGATTAAAAACTTTTTATAATTTGAAAAAATAAATCCCAATTAAACACAAAACAAAAGTGATTTAATAATACAAACAATACAAAAACAAAATAACATTATTATTGACAAGACCATCGTTTAAGATGTTCTTTTGAGGTAAGGAGTTTGGGAATATGACTAAAAAATTTGTAGGATTAATTATTTTAGATGGCTTAGGCTTAACCGACCAAAAAGAAAATAACGCTTTTCATTTGGCAAAGACTCCCTATCTAGATTATCTTTTAAAAAACTTTCCCAATACCACTCTTAAAGCCTCAGGTGAAGAAGTGGGTCTTCCCCAAGGTCAAATGGGAAATAGTGAAGTAGGACACCTTAATTTAGGAGCAGGAAGAGTTGTTTATCAATCGCTTACTCAAATTAATAAAGCTATTCGTGATAAATCTTTTTTCACCAACAAACAATTTCTTCAAGCCATCGAACATGTTAAAAAAAACAACAGTAAAATGCATCTTTTAGGACTTATCTCTGATGGAGGAATTCATTCTCATTTAGATCATTTTAAAGCTTTATTTGATTTATTAAAAGAAAACAATTTAGCAAACAACACCTTTTTACACGCTTTTACTGATGGAAGAGACACAAGTCCTCATTCAGGTATTAACTACATTAAAGACCTTCTTGATTATGGCTTTAATATTGCTTCTGTTGTTGGTAGATATTATGCTCTTGACCGTGATAACAATTGGAACCGCATTAATTTAGTCTATAATATGCTTACATCCAAACAAGCTCCTGTTATTGACTTGCCATTAGAAAACACTATACAAAATTTTTATAATCAAGGCATTACAGATGAATTTATCACTCCTTTTATTACCAATCCAAATGGTTTAATTAATGATAATGATGCAGTTATTTTTGTTAATTTTCGTCCTGACCGTGCCATGCGTCTTGCAACTGCTCTATCTAATCCTTGTGCTACTAATGCTTTTTGTTCTGAGGGTAAAACCAATTTTTGCGGTACTAAATTATTAAATAATCTTTTTTTAGTAACAATGACTAAATACAGCGCTCAAGTTAAAAGTGTAGTTGCTTTTGAAAAAATAACTCTAAAAAATATTTATGGTGAAGTAATTGCCAATTTAGGAATGCACCAACTAAGAATTGCAGAAACTGAAAAATATCCTCATGTAACTTTTTTCTTTGATGGTGGCAAGGAACTGCAATTAAAAAATGCAGATAGAATCTTAATTCCTTCTCCCAAAGTAAAAACTTATGATCTTAAACCCGAAATGAGTGCTTTAGAAATTACCACCCATGCTAAAACTGCTATTTTATCTGGTAAATACGATACTTTAATTCTTAATTTTGCAAATCCTGATATGGTAGGACATACTGGTTTTTTAGATGCTACCATTAAAGCGATTCAAACAGTAGACAGCTGTCTTAAAGAAGTTTTAAATGCCATTTTTGCAGTTAAAGGCAAAGCCTGTATTGTAGCAGATCATGGAAATGCCGAACAAATGACAGATAACCAAGGAAATCCACACACAGCTCATACCACTAATTTAGTTCCTTTCATCGTTACAGATAAAAATGTTGTCTTAAAACCGGGGTCTTTATGTGATGTTGCACCCACAATGCTAGATTTATTAGAAATTAAAAAACCTCAAGAAATGAAAGGAAATAGTTTAATTAAAAAACTAGTTTAATCATTAACTTTATTATTTAAGAATACCATAATTAATTATTTAAGTGATTTTGATTACTTATTTAGCTAATAATTTTGAAAATAAAAAATCACAAAAAACAATTTATTAACCATTTATTTATAACTTTATTATTTATATTACATCATATTTATGAATTTATTAGTTATTTTATTTTTTTTGTGTAGAATCGGAGTAAATTATAATGAAAAAAGACAAACAAATAAAGATTTTTGGGTTTCACCCTTTAATGTTTCTTTTTTTTGTAGCTGTTTGTGCTTTACATCTTTTTGCAGTTAAAGAATGGGGAATAAAAAAATTATATCACCCTCTTTTAACCCCTTTATTTATTATTTTTGTCTTAGGATATGGTCTTAATTTTATTGGTGATAGTGTCCCTTATTTAAATAAAATAGGATTAGGATTTTTGCTTTGTATTTTTGTTCCTTCTTATTTAGTTTATAAAGGATGGATACCGCAAGATTTAGCAAACAAATGTAATGAAAATTTTTTCAGTACAAAAACACCAAATAATCATTTAGGATCTGATTTTGCTAACTTTTTTATAACTTGTGTTATTGCTGGAAGTATTTTAAGTGTTGATAGAAATTTATTAAAAAGATCGCTTTCTAAGTTTCTTCCTTTAACATTAATTGTTTGTTTAGTAGCTATTTTAAGTGTTGGTTTTGTAGGATTCTTATTTAATTATCAAAAACCAGAAGGGTTTAGCACTCAAGGTTCCTTTTTAGACTCTATTTTTTATGTAGCTGTTCCGTTAACAAATGGAGGAACTAATTTAGGTATTAATGGTTTTGCAAATGGTATTTATAAAGATGCTTTTCCTCAATTAGATCAAAAAACTATTAGAACAGCAATTATAGTGCCTTTAATTATGGCTAGATGTTTAAGTATTTTATTTGCTGGCTTAATGTATGTTATTTTTGATAAAACTAAATTTAGTGGTAAAGGAAAATTAGAATACAAAAACAATAAACTTACACCCAAACCAACAGAGAAAAAAACTCCTTTAGAATATAAAAATATTGGTATGGGTTTAACGATGATTTTTGTATTATTTAGTTTAAGTGGTCTTTTAAATAAATTATTATGGGGTTATTTAGAATCGTTAGTTTATTTTATTCTTTTCTTAATTTTGATTAGAGTTTTTAATTTATTATCACAAGAAAATCAAAGTCATATTTCTCAAGCAGGACAAGTAATATCTAAAAATTTCACTACTCCTATTTTAGCAGGTTTGGGAATGACAGTTAAATGGCAACAATTAATGGGAGGAATAAAACAAATACCTGTTTTAACTATGGTTTTAACTGCTTTATTGGTAGTTGTTTTAGTATCCTTTGTTCTTGCTAAAGCTTTGGGTTTTTATCCTTTTGAAACATCTCTTACAGCTGGTTTAGGTGCTTTAAGTGTAGGAGGAACTGGACATTTAGGAATAATGTCAATAAGTAAAAGAGACAATTTATTACCTTTTATTATGATTGCTACTAGAATTATTGGACCTATTATCTATACTTTGGCTTATTTCTTATTTAAATTTTTTTATATGTCATAATGTCATAATTTAACTAATTTTGACAATCATTTTTATATTTTAAAAAACAAAAAAGGATATAGTTATTCATGAACAAAACTAAAATAATTTGTACCTTAGGACCTGCTTCTTATGATAAAAACATTTTACAAGCCTTAATTCAAACAGGTTTGAATGTAGCAAGATTTAATTTTTCTCACGCTCAATACGAACAAACTAAACTTTTAATGAAAACCATTAAAACTATTAGCGATAAATTAGACAAAAACACAGGACTTATGTTAGATACTAAAGGACCTGAAATTAGAACTCACGAATTTGATGGTGTAGTAACAATTCAAAAAGATTCTGAAGTAAAAATATCTATGACAGAAGTTTTAGGTAATGCTAAACTTTTTTCAGTTAGTTATTCTAATTTATACAATGAATTAAAAGTTGGCGATATGGTTAATATTGATGATGGATACTTATCTTTGGAAGTTGTAGGCAAAGACGAAGCCAAACAACAATTAGTTACTAAAGCCAAAAATACTCACTCCATCAAATCTCGTAGAGGTGTAAATGTTCCTAAAGTTAATTTAGAAATGGATTTTATTTCTCCTAAAGATTATCAAGATATTGTTTTTGCTGCCCAACAAGATTTTGATTATATTGCTGCTTCATTTGTTAGAAGAGCTCAAGATGTCAAAGATATTAGAAAAATTTTACAAGAACAAGGAAATTCCAACATCCAAATTATTTCTAAAATAGAAAATCAAGAAGGTGTTGATAATTTAGAAGAAATCATTCAAGAATCAGACGGTATTATGGTTGCAAGAGGTGATTTAGGAATAGAAGTTGATGGTGAATTAGTACCACTTTACCAAACACGTATGATTACTAAATGTTTAGAATACGGCAAACCAGTTGTAGTAGCTACTCAAATGTTAGAATCTATGCAAAGAAATCCGCGTCCAACCAAAGCTGAAACTTCTGATGTCTTTAATGCAGTTAGAGAAGGCACCACCTTTACTATGCTATCGGGCGAAAGTGCTTCAGGTGAATATCCTGTAGAAGCTGTAACTTATATGAAAAAAATTAATTATCAAGCTGAAAAAGTAGTTAATTATCAAGCTTTATCACAAGTATACCAACCTAAAAACTCCAAAGAAAACCTTTTATTAAGTGCTGTGGAATTGGCTTTACGCACCGATGTTAAAGCAATTGTTGTCTATGACTTAAAAGATGCTTATAATGTTTCTAAATTTCATCCATCCGTTCCTGTTTTGGCTTTAGTTAAAACTGAACAAGAAGCTCGTCGTTTAGTACTAAATTTTGGGGTTTGTCCTTTTGTTTCTGAAACCAAATTACAAACTAAATTGGAAGAACTTACCCAAAATCAAAGTAGTAATTGTCTTGTTGTTAAAGATGGGATGCTTTATTTTAAATAATAACATTAAATAACAACGAACCAAACATACATCAAAAAAACATTCAAATTATAATTTAGGTAGTTATTACCTCATATTTTATATTAAAAAAACAGTAGATTGCAAATTCAATCTACTGTTTATTTTTTTAAATTTTGTAATAAAGTGTTTTTGATTGTCCTGTGTGTTTAGAATATACATTAATTTTTCTAAGACTTTTGATATGAGTATTTGATAATAAACCTTCTATTTTGTAGTTATAAAAAGGAAATTTTAACTCTAAATCTAGTCCATCAAGTGAACAAGGCACTTCAATTTTACATTTAACAGGAAAAGTGGCAATAATTTCATTGGTGTTAATATTTTTTAAAGCAATGTGTTTGACATTCAAATAAGAAGGTCCACCTAAAAAAGATCCTTTTTCATAAATAAGGTCAGTGCAAAAGTTGTTTTGAATAAAGTTTTTGTCATTAAAAGGACTTTCATCTTGCCAAAGAATATACATATTTTGAGCACCATTACCTAAAGTTTTTAATGCCTCCAAAGAATAACAATTATTAGCTTTATCTCTTGTGCCTCCATCAAAATAAACTAATAAAAGGTTTTTGGGTGGTGGTTCTTTGATGCGTGAATCAAAAAAAACTGTGGATTGGATAATTTGAGAATTATACAAACCATAAGAAAAGTTAATTTGATAATGTTGATTAGAAAAGTTTTTTCGTAACCATTCTAACGCCATATCTTTATCGCTTTTTTTCCCTAAATATACATTATAAATGTTCATTCCTTGGATTTGAGATTCCAATTGAGGTTTAATTTGATCACTAAATTGATTATCTAGTTCTTTGGGTTTGTTTTTTTCATTTTCCAAAAGTAAGATTTGTTCTTTTAAATCAATAATTTTTTGGTTTTGGTAAACTAGTTTTTTTTGCATCACTTTTCTTTTATTTTTGGCTTTTTGTAAATGAGGATTTTTTTTGATAGTTTGTGTGTTGTTGTTTTGGTTAGGTTTGGGAGTTGCTTTTGGTCTGTATTTGGGTGTTTCTTTTATTTCTTCATTTTCTTCAATTTCTGTTATTTGTGGATACAATGTTTTTTTTCCTTTTTGATTGGGATTATCTAAATTGTTTTCTTTTGATTCTGGAGCTTGTTCTTCGATTTTTTCATTTTGGTTTTTTGGTAAATCTTGTAAATCATTATAATTAAAATTTTTAGAGGATAAAGAAGTATTTTTAGTAGAATTTTGTGAAGCTTCTAAAGCAAAAAAGTTATTTTGCCATCCTAACCAACCAAATATTATTAAAAGTATAGAAAAGATTATTATTACAATAATTATGTTTTTTTTAAAAGATGGTATTTTCACTTATCTTTTTTTCCAACATTTCTATTTTATTTTTTATAAATTTATAAATATAAAATAAAAAAGAGGCTATAAACCTCTTTGATATTTTTTAATTATGATTGAGTATTTCTTTTTTTAAAAATAACAAAAAGCAAACTTAAAAAAGTGATGGAAATTAATATAATGCAAGCAATAACAATATAAAATCCATAATTTGTATTTTCGTTATTATCTGTTTTTTCGCTTGTTATTTTAGGAGATAATATTGTTTGTGAGTTGTTTTGCAACTCTTCTTTATTGGACATAGAAGTTGTTAATGTTTCAGATAAAGTATTGCCATCATTTAATAAAAGTTCGACTGCTTCTTGAACTTTTTGCATAACTAAGTCTTTAGTTGAATCTGGGTTTCCTACTTCTTCTGCAATTACATTTTCAATTGTTTCATCTAATTGACTTTGTTTTATGGGTGAGTCAAATGGAATATTATATTTTTTTTTAACTTCCGCAATAAACTCTTCTTTATTTATTTTTTTAATTTGATAAGTTAATTTAGCTTTTCCTTTATATTTAGGAGATTTATCCAATGCTTCAATGGTTATATAACCTTTTGAGCGATCTTTT contains these protein-coding regions:
- a CDS encoding 2-hydroxycarboxylate transporter family protein; amino-acid sequence: MKKDKQIKIFGFHPLMFLFFVAVCALHLFAVKEWGIKKLYHPLLTPLFIIFVLGYGLNFIGDSVPYLNKIGLGFLLCIFVPSYLVYKGWIPQDLANKCNENFFSTKTPNNHLGSDFANFFITCVIAGSILSVDRNLLKRSLSKFLPLTLIVCLVAILSVGFVGFLFNYQKPEGFSTQGSFLDSIFYVAVPLTNGGTNLGINGFANGIYKDAFPQLDQKTIRTAIIVPLIMARCLSILFAGLMYVIFDKTKFSGKGKLEYKNNKLTPKPTEKKTPLEYKNIGMGLTMIFVLFSLSGLLNKLLWGYLESLVYFILFLILIRVFNLLSQENQSHISQAGQVISKNFTTPILAGLGMTVKWQQLMGGIKQIPVLTMVLTALLVVVLVSFVLAKALGFYPFETSLTAGLGALSVGGTGHLGIMSISKRDNLLPFIMIATRIIGPIIYTLAYFLFKFFYMS
- the pyk gene encoding pyruvate kinase → MNKTKIICTLGPASYDKNILQALIQTGLNVARFNFSHAQYEQTKLLMKTIKTISDKLDKNTGLMLDTKGPEIRTHEFDGVVTIQKDSEVKISMTEVLGNAKLFSVSYSNLYNELKVGDMVNIDDGYLSLEVVGKDEAKQQLVTKAKNTHSIKSRRGVNVPKVNLEMDFISPKDYQDIVFAAQQDFDYIAASFVRRAQDVKDIRKILQEQGNSNIQIISKIENQEGVDNLEEIIQESDGIMVARGDLGIEVDGELVPLYQTRMITKCLEYGKPVVVATQMLESMQRNPRPTKAETSDVFNAVREGTTFTMLSGESASGEYPVEAVTYMKKINYQAEKVVNYQALSQVYQPKNSKENLLLSAVELALRTDVKAIVVYDLKDAYNVSKFHPSVPVLALVKTEQEARRLVLNFGVCPFVSETKLQTKLEELTQNQSSNCLVVKDGMLYFK